The Anoxybacillus flavithermus genome has a segment encoding these proteins:
- a CDS encoding helicase-exonuclease AddAB subunit AddB gives MSVRFIIGRSGSGKTTMCLKEMIDQLAQKPDGDPIIYLVPEQMTFQSEYALMKGSLKGMIRAQVLSFTRLAWRILQETGGMSRHHLTQTGVHMLLRKIVEQQKEQLTLFRKAADKRGFIEQLEQMLTEYKRYCVTPATLKQTEEQLRRHATANETVLADKLKDTAMIFEQFEQQMAHHYVDSEDYLRLLAEKIRHSSYMKRARIYMDGFYEFTPQEYMVIEQLFIHCPHVTVALTLDAPYEQLPDDLHVFRNTWRTYAQLRDIALQNRVPIEKVEQIRHNVRHKHEELRHLEAHYDDRPVCKWEKQTEAIIIGEATTRRAEMEGIAREIIRLVRDEKYRYRDIALLIRNVGDYRNVLKTVFADYRIPYFIDEKEPMLDHPFIEWLRASMEAVRTNFRYEAVFRAVKTDFFFHLDQSVHDMRMAMDQLENYVLASGIQGDKWTEHWTYRKYKGLEGVHAPQTDEEKRYEQQLNEWRKLVISPLLVLQKRLKQAKTGREQCEALYAYAEHLQIPQKLERLRDEAEERGDLSAARHHEQVWQAFIDLLDQYVEILGDETLSLETFLTIIETGFESLQFSLVPPATDQVLIAHFDRSRLSNIRCTFLVGVNEGVIPMRKNDDGMLSETDRELLHHYSLHVAPASRERLLDEPFLLYLALVSPSERLYVTYALSDEQEKTLLPSMFIKRLTDMFPNVTKMQWGTDPFLLPLQQQLTYVTNDVATLGPLMQQLEAWKRQYAIEPMWWDVYNAYVKHEQWKERMAVVVRALFYENRAKRLNKQLAKALYGKKVKASISRMETFNRCPFAHFAAHGLKLKERTVFQLKAPDMGQLFHQALKVIADRLRQEQLPWSQLSKQQCEQLSYEAVEQIAPYIQQEVLLSTHRYRYMKKKLQTIMTKATTVLSEHAKRSGFVPIGVELGFGDGESLPPLTFTLSDGTVLQFVGRIDRVDQATSEQGVLLRVIDYKSKQKTLDLTEVYYGLALQMLAYLDIVLEYAEKLVGTSAFPAGVLYFPIHNPTIKVNEWLDEHELEKKFLEQFKMGGYVLADEKTVRLMDEHVEPGTSSLIVPVRLNKNGTFAQHSKVLTEQQFTMLRQHVRRFIVDVGEQMIEGVTHIAPYKQKNKTACQYCEFRDVCQFDEGVDAEQYRVLTPKQIDEWLKG, from the coding sequence ATGTCTGTACGTTTCATCATCGGGCGCTCAGGAAGCGGAAAAACGACAATGTGTTTAAAAGAAATGATCGATCAACTCGCACAAAAACCAGATGGCGATCCGATTATTTACCTCGTTCCTGAACAAATGACGTTTCAATCGGAGTACGCGTTAATGAAAGGTAGCCTCAAAGGAATGATTCGAGCACAAGTATTAAGTTTCACGCGCCTTGCTTGGCGTATTTTGCAAGAGACAGGCGGCATGAGCCGCCATCATTTAACGCAAACAGGCGTACATATGTTGCTAAGGAAAATTGTTGAACAGCAAAAAGAGCAGTTAACGTTGTTTCGGAAAGCGGCGGATAAACGTGGCTTTATTGAACAACTTGAACAAATGTTGACAGAATATAAACGGTATTGTGTGACGCCAGCGACGTTAAAACAAACGGAAGAGCAGCTGCGCCGCCATGCGACCGCAAATGAAACTGTGCTTGCCGATAAATTAAAAGATACAGCGATGATTTTTGAGCAATTTGAACAACAGATGGCGCATCATTACGTCGATTCGGAAGATTATTTACGGTTGCTTGCCGAAAAAATTCGCCATTCTTCTTATATGAAGCGCGCGCGCATTTACATGGACGGCTTTTATGAATTTACGCCGCAAGAATATATGGTCATCGAACAATTATTTATTCATTGCCCGCATGTGACCGTTGCACTCACGTTAGATGCCCCGTATGAGCAACTGCCGGATGATTTGCATGTCTTTCGCAATACGTGGCGGACGTATGCGCAATTGCGCGACATCGCGTTGCAAAATAGGGTACCGATTGAAAAAGTAGAACAAATTCGTCACAACGTCCGCCATAAACATGAAGAACTCCGTCATCTTGAAGCGCATTACGATGATCGACCTGTCTGTAAGTGGGAAAAACAAACGGAAGCGATCATCATTGGAGAAGCGACTACACGCCGAGCGGAAATGGAAGGCATTGCACGTGAAATCATTCGACTTGTACGAGATGAAAAGTATCGCTATCGCGACATCGCTTTATTGATTCGTAACGTAGGAGATTACCGCAACGTGTTAAAAACGGTGTTTGCCGACTATCGCATTCCGTATTTTATTGACGAAAAAGAACCGATGCTCGATCATCCGTTTATTGAATGGTTGCGCGCAAGTATGGAAGCGGTGCGGACAAATTTTCGTTATGAAGCGGTGTTTCGTGCGGTCAAAACAGATTTCTTTTTTCACCTCGACCAATCTGTACATGATATGCGCATGGCGATGGATCAACTTGAAAACTATGTGCTTGCTTCAGGCATCCAAGGAGATAAGTGGACGGAGCATTGGACGTATCGTAAATATAAAGGACTAGAAGGTGTGCATGCACCTCAAACTGATGAAGAAAAACGATATGAACAACAATTAAACGAATGGCGTAAACTTGTCATTTCGCCATTATTAGTTTTACAAAAGCGGTTAAAACAAGCGAAAACGGGGCGCGAGCAATGTGAAGCGCTATATGCATATGCAGAACACCTTCAAATCCCGCAAAAATTAGAACGGTTACGCGATGAAGCGGAAGAAAGAGGTGATCTGTCCGCAGCTCGCCACCACGAACAAGTGTGGCAAGCGTTTATTGACTTGCTCGATCAATACGTTGAAATATTAGGGGATGAAACGCTTTCGCTTGAAACATTTTTAACGATTATCGAAACGGGATTTGAAAGCTTGCAGTTTTCTCTCGTGCCACCGGCAACGGATCAAGTATTAATTGCGCATTTCGATCGTTCGCGCCTTTCGAATATTCGTTGTACGTTTCTTGTAGGGGTAAATGAAGGCGTCATTCCGATGCGTAAAAATGATGACGGCATGTTGTCGGAAACGGATCGTGAATTGTTGCATCATTATTCTTTACATGTTGCTCCGGCAAGCCGTGAGCGGTTGCTTGATGAGCCGTTTTTGCTTTATTTAGCGCTTGTTAGTCCGTCTGAACGTTTATATGTGACGTATGCGCTTTCTGACGAGCAAGAAAAAACGTTGTTGCCATCGATGTTCATAAAACGGCTGACCGATATGTTCCCGAACGTGACAAAAATGCAATGGGGGACGGATCCGTTTTTACTTCCACTACAACAGCAGCTGACGTATGTGACAAACGATGTGGCAACGCTCGGTCCGCTCATGCAACAACTTGAAGCGTGGAAGCGACAATATGCCATTGAGCCGATGTGGTGGGATGTATACAATGCCTATGTAAAACATGAACAATGGAAAGAACGAATGGCGGTCGTTGTACGTGCGTTATTTTATGAAAATCGCGCGAAACGTTTAAATAAGCAGCTTGCGAAAGCGTTATATGGAAAAAAAGTGAAAGCGAGCATTTCGCGTATGGAGACGTTTAACCGTTGTCCGTTCGCTCATTTTGCGGCGCACGGCTTAAAGTTAAAAGAACGGACGGTCTTTCAATTGAAGGCGCCAGACATGGGACAGTTGTTTCATCAGGCGTTAAAAGTGATCGCCGATCGTTTGCGTCAAGAGCAACTTCCGTGGAGTCAATTATCAAAACAGCAATGTGAACAGTTGTCGTACGAGGCAGTGGAGCAAATTGCTCCGTACATTCAACAAGAAGTGTTGTTAAGTACACACCGTTACCGATATATGAAGAAAAAGTTACAGACGATTATGACGAAAGCGACGACCGTATTAAGCGAGCACGCCAAGCGAAGCGGCTTTGTGCCGATTGGTGTAGAATTAGGGTTTGGTGATGGAGAATCGCTCCCACCGCTTACATTTACATTATCGGACGGAACCGTATTGCAGTTTGTCGGCCGCATTGATCGCGTCGACCAAGCAACGAGCGAACAAGGGGTGCTTCTCCGTGTGATTGACTATAAATCAAAGCAAAAGACGCTCGACTTAACGGAAGTGTATTACGGTTTAGCGTTGCAAATGTTGGCCTATTTAGATATTGTGCTTGAGTATGCGGAAAAGCTTGTTGGTACATCGGCGTTTCCTGCTGGAGTGTTATACTTCCCGATTCATAATCCAACGATAAAAGTGAATGAATGGCTTGATGAACACGAGTTAGAGAAAAAGTTTTTAGAACAGTTTAAAATGGGCGGATATGTATTAGCAGATGAAAAAACGGTTCGCTTAATGGATGAGCATGTAGAGCCGGGGACAAGCTCTCTTATCGTTCCTGTCCGTTTAAATAAAAATGGAACGTTTGCGCAACATTCAAAAGTGTTAACAGAGCAACAGTTTACGATGTTACGGCAACATGTACGTCGCTTTATTGTCGACGTTGGTGAACAAATGATCGAAGGTGTGACGCATATTGCACCGTACAAACAAAAAAATAAAACGGCATGTCAATATTGTGAGTTTCGCGATGTATGCCAATTTGACGAAGGGGTTGATGCGGAACAATATCGCGTATTAACACCGAAACAGATTGATGAATGGTTAAAGGGGTGA
- a CDS encoding TVP38/TMEM64 family protein produces the protein MSLEELKQWFTIKHMLDMLAEYRSFGVIPGIVLPMAEAFLPFLPLFVFVMANAAAFGLWKGFLISWIGTSVGSLLVFLLVRKIGRQRFFSFLHRHPTIRRMMHWVERRGFGPLFLLLCFPFTPSAAVNVVAGLSGIAMQQYMLAVLFGKMVMVFMISFIGYDVVALIRQPMRTVFVAVVIFLLWYIGKKVEQRFALHDGK, from the coding sequence ATGAGTTTAGAGGAATTAAAACAATGGTTTACGATAAAACATATGCTTGACATGTTAGCGGAATATCGTTCATTTGGCGTGATTCCTGGCATCGTCTTGCCAATGGCGGAAGCATTTTTACCATTTTTGCCGCTCTTCGTGTTTGTCATGGCGAATGCGGCAGCGTTTGGTCTTTGGAAAGGATTTCTTATTTCATGGATTGGGACAAGTGTTGGTTCGCTTCTCGTGTTCCTCCTTGTTCGAAAAATCGGGAGGCAGCGCTTTTTCTCTTTTTTACATCGCCACCCGACGATTCGCCGCATGATGCATTGGGTGGAGCGCCGCGGTTTTGGTCCGCTCTTTTTATTGCTTTGTTTTCCGTTTACACCATCGGCAGCGGTCAATGTTGTGGCGGGGTTATCCGGCATTGCGATGCAACAATATATGTTAGCGGTATTGTTTGGAAAAATGGTGATGGTATTTATGATTAGCTTTATCGGTTACGACGTTGTAGCGCTTATTCGTCAGCCGATGCGCACGGTGTTTGTCGCTGTTGTCATTTTTCTTTTATGGTACATCGGAAAAAAAGTCGAGCAACGTTTTGCATTGCACGACGGAAAATAA
- a CDS encoding competence protein ComK, translated as MLIVEHLYLTRYTMGLFPFFYDKQMWTKALEEDGEIIVKQKPMEIIEQSCLYYGASLRGRKDGARHIIGTSHKAPIAVEPTNEIFFFPTISPMNPQCVWLSHLHIRHHEHVQGGKTRITFSNGTIVELCISHHSFINQLHRTAQLRTKMNERIEARERKMMYLLYLREKEWS; from the coding sequence ATGCTCATCGTCGAGCATCTATATTTGACGCGCTATACGATGGGGCTTTTTCCGTTTTTTTACGATAAGCAAATGTGGACGAAGGCGTTAGAGGAAGATGGAGAAATTATCGTCAAACAAAAGCCGATGGAAATTATTGAGCAAAGTTGTTTGTATTATGGCGCAAGTTTAAGAGGAAGAAAAGATGGAGCGAGACATATTATTGGCACTTCGCATAAAGCACCGATTGCAGTTGAACCAACGAACGAAATTTTCTTTTTTCCAACGATCTCCCCAATGAATCCTCAATGTGTATGGCTATCGCATTTACATATTCGTCATCATGAGCATGTTCAAGGTGGAAAAACGCGCATTACGTTTTCAAACGGAACGATCGTCGAGCTATGTATTTCACATCATTCATTCATCAATCAGCTACATCGCACTGCACAGCTACGGACAAAAATGAACGAGCGCATCGAAGCGCGCGAACGGAAAATGATGTATTTATTATACTTAAGGGAAAAGGAATGGTCGTAA
- a CDS encoding isocitrate lyase: MATFEERVKQLEESWQLDERWKGITRPYSAEDVIKLRGSLDIEYTLARRGAEKLWHLLNTEDYVHALGALTGNQAVQQAKAGLKAIYLSGWQVAADANLAGHMYPDQSLYPANSVPHVVKRINQALQRADQIQYVEGKEDIDYFLPIVADAEAGFGGQLNVFELMKAMIEAGAAGVHFEDQLSSEKKCGHLGGKVLLPTQTAIRNLIAARLAADVMGVPTVLIARTDANAADLITSDIDPRDQQFITGERTPEGFFRTRAGLDQAIARGLAYAPYADLIWCETSEPNLEEARRFAEAIHEKFPGKLLAYNCSPSFNWKKKLDDETIANFQVELGKMGYKFQFVTLAGFHALNYSMFMLAHGYRDRGMAAYSELQQAEFEAEKYGYTATRHQREVGTGYFDEVSLVITGGQASTVALKGSTEEEQFTGA; this comes from the coding sequence ATGGCAACATTCGAAGAACGTGTGAAACAATTAGAAGAAAGTTGGCAATTGGATGAACGGTGGAAGGGCATTACGCGCCCGTATAGCGCAGAGGATGTCATTAAGTTGCGCGGTTCGCTTGATATTGAATATACGCTAGCGCGTCGTGGGGCGGAAAAACTTTGGCACTTATTAAATACGGAAGATTACGTACATGCGCTTGGGGCGTTAACAGGAAATCAAGCGGTGCAACAAGCAAAAGCTGGTTTAAAGGCGATTTATTTAAGCGGTTGGCAAGTGGCGGCAGATGCGAACTTAGCCGGTCATATGTATCCGGACCAAAGCTTATATCCAGCAAACAGCGTGCCGCACGTTGTAAAGCGCATTAATCAAGCGCTTCAACGGGCTGATCAAATTCAATATGTGGAAGGAAAAGAAGATATCGACTATTTCTTGCCGATCGTCGCCGATGCGGAAGCAGGATTTGGCGGCCAATTGAACGTCTTCGAACTGATGAAAGCGATGATTGAAGCAGGAGCAGCAGGCGTCCACTTTGAAGATCAATTGTCTTCAGAGAAAAAATGCGGCCATTTAGGCGGAAAAGTGTTGCTTCCAACGCAAACAGCGATTCGCAACTTAATTGCGGCGCGACTTGCGGCAGATGTCATGGGCGTCCCAACCGTATTAATTGCGCGCACAGACGCGAATGCAGCTGATTTAATTACAAGCGACATCGACCCACGTGATCAACAGTTTATTACAGGTGAGCGTACGCCAGAAGGCTTCTTCCGCACGCGTGCCGGCTTAGACCAAGCGATTGCGCGCGGATTGGCGTATGCACCGTATGCTGATTTAATTTGGTGCGAAACGAGCGAACCGAACTTAGAAGAAGCGCGTCGTTTTGCGGAAGCGATTCATGAAAAATTCCCGGGCAAATTGCTCGCGTACAACTGCTCGCCTTCCTTCAACTGGAAGAAAAAGTTGGACGACGAAACGATCGCAAACTTCCAAGTGGAGCTCGGAAAAATGGGTTACAAATTCCAATTCGTTACGTTGGCTGGTTTCCACGCGCTCAACTACAGTATGTTTATGTTAGCGCACGGCTATCGCGATCGCGGCATGGCGGCTTACTCCGAATTGCAACAAGCGGAGTTTGAGGCAGAAAAATACGGCTACACGGCTACACGCCATCAACGTGAAGTCGGAACAGGTTACTTTGACGAAGTATCGCTTGTCATCACAGGCGGTCAAGCATCAACTGTGGCGCTAAAAGGTTCGACAGAAGAAGAACAATTTACAGGTGCATAA
- a CDS encoding peptidase M48, which produces MRKIAFWTLFLYAMYALFFAFYLFQWTDSSIPAQYKGTSADPATFLTKKELMLAEQFSEVKNFLFFLSVPYEWVIYIFVLLFGLSARFQQWAEATTKRRFMQTAIYVFWLSLLVQVVTFPLSYTSYYMAKMYHISTQTFSSWMRDELIDFWVNYAIMVVIVYVLYTLMQKFEKRWWVYAWLCSIPFTLFLTFIQPVFIDPLYNDFYPLKNKQLEAKILALAEKANIPADHVFEVNMSEKTNALNAYVTGIGGNSRIVLWDTTLERLSEDEILFIMAHEMAHYVMKHIYWGIGLYVIVTFVGLLLTNRWMKRMMKRFGALCRIGKWNDLASLPMFLLLISLLSFAASPAMNAISRYEEHAADKYAIELTKNKEAAISTFQQLTRSSLSQVHPPYLVKLFRYSHPTILERIIFLEKQ; this is translated from the coding sequence ATGAGAAAAATCGCTTTTTGGACGTTGTTCCTTTATGCAATGTATGCGCTCTTTTTTGCGTTTTATTTATTTCAATGGACGGACTCATCCATTCCAGCACAATATAAAGGAACGAGCGCTGATCCTGCGACGTTTTTAACGAAGAAAGAATTAATGCTTGCTGAACAGTTTTCGGAAGTAAAAAACTTTTTATTTTTTTTATCTGTTCCGTATGAGTGGGTCATTTATATTTTTGTGTTGTTGTTTGGTTTGTCAGCCCGTTTTCAACAGTGGGCAGAGGCGACGACGAAACGGAGGTTTATGCAAACGGCGATTTACGTCTTTTGGTTATCGCTTCTTGTACAAGTCGTGACGTTTCCGCTTAGCTATACAAGTTACTACATGGCGAAAATGTACCATATTTCAACCCAAACGTTTTCGAGTTGGATGCGTGATGAACTGATTGATTTTTGGGTGAATTATGCGATCATGGTTGTCATTGTGTATGTATTATATACGCTTATGCAAAAATTCGAAAAGCGCTGGTGGGTGTATGCGTGGCTTTGTTCCATTCCGTTTACGCTTTTTTTAACGTTTATTCAGCCAGTTTTTATCGATCCGCTTTATAACGATTTTTATCCATTAAAAAACAAACAGTTAGAAGCAAAAATTTTAGCGTTAGCCGAGAAGGCAAACATTCCAGCCGACCACGTATTTGAAGTGAACATGTCGGAGAAAACGAATGCGTTAAATGCTTATGTAACGGGCATTGGCGGCAATTCGCGCATCGTGTTATGGGACACGACACTTGAGCGGTTAAGCGAAGATGAAATTTTATTTATTATGGCGCATGAAATGGCGCATTACGTCATGAAACATATTTATTGGGGAATTGGGTTATATGTTATTGTGACATTTGTCGGATTGTTGTTGACGAATCGATGGATGAAGCGCATGATGAAACGATTTGGGGCACTTTGCCGCATTGGAAAGTGGAATGACCTTGCTTCTTTACCGATGTTTTTACTATTGATTTCGCTATTAAGTTTTGCGGCAAGCCCTGCGATGAATGCGATTTCCCGTTATGAAGAGCATGCGGCGGACAAGTATGCGATTGAACTGACGAAAAATAAAGAAGCAGCGATCTCGACGTTTCAACAGTTGACTCGTTCTAGTTTAAGCCAAGTGCATCCACCTTATCTCGTCAAACTGTTTCGTTACAGCCATCCGACCATTTTAGAACGAATCATCTTTTTAGAAAAACAGTAG
- a CDS encoding SCO family protein, translated as MKKLYIGFFSLLALCIGIGIFYFSYYRQDKMEFPKDVTMETAWGKPYSFNNMEPKVRLLEFVYTNCPDICPSTSFQMKQLKERLEKDGLFKTKVEFITITIDPKRDTQQVMQTYANMFGVKSDDEGWIFLRGNEEDTKKVADAFNFLYRDPGNGMLIHTTLTYFLDENNRVIDTFGMGEKGFDKEKVYKRIVKEAN; from the coding sequence TTGAAAAAACTATATATCGGCTTTTTTAGTTTACTTGCACTTTGCATTGGTATAGGCATCTTTTATTTTTCTTACTACCGCCAAGATAAAATGGAGTTTCCAAAAGACGTGACGATGGAAACTGCGTGGGGAAAACCGTATTCATTCAATAACATGGAACCGAAAGTGCGTCTACTAGAGTTTGTATACACTAACTGTCCGGACATTTGTCCAAGTACGTCATTTCAAATGAAACAATTAAAAGAACGGCTCGAAAAAGACGGTTTGTTTAAAACGAAAGTTGAATTTATTACAATTACGATCGATCCGAAACGCGACACCCAACAAGTGATGCAAACGTATGCGAACATGTTTGGAGTAAAAAGCGATGACGAAGGATGGATTTTTTTACGCGGGAATGAAGAAGATACAAAAAAAGTAGCCGACGCGTTTAACTTCTTATACCGCGATCCCGGCAACGGCATGCTTATTCATACAACGCTCACATACTTTTTAGACGAAAACAACCGCGTCATTGACACATTCGGCATGGGCGAAAAAGGGTTTGATAAAGAGAAAGTATACAAACGTATTGTGAAAGAGGCAAATTAG
- a CDS encoding chemotaxis protein, translating to MKRWKDRSLIFRTAFLLSTIVAIVSITTVGTMLYQVLKEEKELTKAVAVEKTASYAHEVEGIFNGAQKVAQSFGEYMLFAKRHGLTREQILEHMHHLLERNEQLLGIYTLWEPNALDGKDREYVNKEAHDATGRFVPYVVRSDGKMIVEASLDYDKEGTGDYYLVPKKTKKPLLLEPYTYTVNGKDILLTSLIFPLLDPTTNEFLGIVGVDFEVSFLQQLVSKEKPLGGFLNFITGDGTIIASGAGEQFIGKTITLDKEKTVLKRIANGEHFTDEIYSQLLQDDMLRAFAPIELSLFEKDWALVLSVPSSTAFERIEKLVVNGTIGILLLILLLALFIIFTLRRILLPVRHAAHTAEQIAQGQLNVQITALPYNDEIGTLTKAMKTMAENLREQIGTLSDESKVLTDEAERIAISAEQNSKASAYVHEVMSEMTERTTSQTEALLESMKAMEEMAIGVQKLAESTSEVADSAKEMSDEAKQGKEKLEQTVKQMEQIQQSFALISKQVNDLTSYSEQIGHIVATISAISSQTNLLALNAAIEAARAGESGRGFAVVAEEVRKLAEQADEAAKQVSDLITHVQHQVQEVAEVTKQGADDIQQGSTVITNTAQTFERIVQKTDIVSEEIQEISAATEQMSASVEQVTASIENIVETAKDVQHDIQQATNSVDEQANISKQLDESSKQLASISSKLQQLIQRFSL from the coding sequence ATGAAAAGGTGGAAAGATCGCAGTCTTATTTTTCGAACGGCTTTTTTATTATCAACGATTGTTGCAATTGTATCTATTACCACTGTAGGCACAATGCTATACCAAGTTTTAAAAGAGGAAAAAGAGCTTACAAAAGCGGTCGCCGTAGAAAAAACAGCTTCATACGCTCATGAAGTTGAAGGGATATTTAATGGAGCGCAAAAAGTTGCACAATCGTTTGGGGAGTATATGCTTTTTGCAAAAAGACATGGTCTCACCCGCGAACAAATATTGGAACATATGCACCATTTACTTGAGCGTAACGAGCAATTACTCGGCATTTATACGTTATGGGAACCGAATGCGTTAGATGGAAAAGATCGTGAATACGTCAACAAAGAAGCACACGATGCTACAGGTCGTTTCGTTCCGTACGTTGTCCGCAGCGATGGAAAAATGATTGTCGAAGCAAGCCTTGATTATGATAAAGAAGGAACAGGAGACTATTATTTAGTTCCTAAAAAAACAAAAAAGCCTCTATTACTCGAGCCATATACGTACACCGTTAACGGAAAAGATATATTGCTGACATCATTAATTTTTCCGCTTCTTGATCCGACAACAAACGAATTTTTGGGTATTGTCGGTGTCGATTTTGAAGTATCTTTTTTGCAACAACTCGTAAGCAAAGAAAAACCACTCGGCGGGTTTTTAAACTTTATTACTGGTGACGGCACGATTATTGCGAGTGGCGCAGGAGAACAGTTCATCGGAAAAACCATTACACTTGATAAAGAAAAAACTGTGCTGAAGCGCATCGCAAATGGGGAGCATTTTACTGATGAAATTTACTCACAACTTCTTCAAGACGATATGTTGCGCGCTTTTGCCCCTATCGAATTATCTCTGTTTGAAAAAGATTGGGCGCTCGTTTTATCCGTTCCATCTAGCACTGCATTTGAACGCATTGAAAAACTAGTCGTTAATGGGACAATCGGAATTTTACTTTTAATTTTACTACTCGCACTTTTTATCATTTTCACACTACGTCGTATTTTGCTTCCTGTTCGTCATGCTGCACATACGGCGGAACAAATCGCTCAAGGTCAATTAAACGTCCAAATTACAGCATTGCCGTATAACGATGAAATCGGCACATTAACAAAAGCGATGAAAACGATGGCAGAAAATCTTCGTGAACAAATCGGAACGTTATCCGATGAAAGCAAGGTGCTAACAGACGAAGCAGAGCGCATCGCAATAAGCGCAGAACAAAACAGCAAAGCAAGTGCTTACGTCCATGAAGTAATGAGTGAAATGACGGAACGAACGACATCACAAACAGAAGCATTGCTTGAAAGCATGAAAGCGATGGAAGAAATGGCGATCGGCGTTCAAAAACTAGCTGAATCGACGTCAGAAGTTGCCGACTCAGCGAAAGAAATGTCCGATGAAGCGAAACAAGGAAAGGAGAAACTGGAACAAACAGTAAAACAAATGGAGCAAATTCAACAATCTTTCGCTCTTATTTCGAAACAAGTAAATGATCTCACTTCTTATTCTGAACAAATCGGTCATATTGTTGCAACTATTAGTGCCATTTCTTCGCAAACAAATTTACTTGCTTTAAATGCGGCCATCGAAGCTGCTCGTGCAGGGGAATCTGGAAGAGGGTTCGCTGTTGTTGCTGAAGAGGTGCGGAAGCTAGCCGAACAAGCAGATGAAGCGGCAAAACAAGTGAGCGACCTCATCACACATGTTCAACATCAAGTACAAGAAGTGGCGGAAGTAACAAAACAAGGGGCAGACGATATTCAGCAAGGCAGTACGGTGATCACGAATACTGCTCAAACATTTGAACGAATTGTCCAAAAAACAGACATTGTTTCAGAAGAGATTCAAGAAATATCTGCGGCAACCGAACAAATGTCAGCTAGTGTTGAACAAGTAACGGCATCAATTGAAAATATTGTAGAAACAGCAAAAGATGTTCAACACGACATTCAACAAGCAACAAATTCAGTGGATGAACAAGCGAACATTTCAAAACAGCTAGATGAATCATCGAAACAGCTGGCTAGCATCTCATCTAAATTACAGCAACTCATTCAACGATTCAGTTTGTAG